The Pseudomonas allokribbensis genome has a window encoding:
- a CDS encoding ExbD/TolR family protein has translation MKFRRKPRETIDINLASLIDVVFILLLFFVVTTTFTRETQLRVDLPEAVSGSPAEDQQVKQLDVAISAEGVFSVNNKILPKNDLATLMEAMQKEANGDTNMPLSISADGKTQHQSVITAMDAAGKLGFSHLRMTTVEAAPKS, from the coding sequence GTGAAATTCCGTCGCAAACCCCGGGAAACGATCGACATCAACCTCGCGTCGCTGATCGACGTGGTGTTCATTCTGTTGCTGTTTTTCGTCGTGACCACCACCTTCACCCGCGAAACCCAGTTGCGTGTCGACCTGCCGGAAGCGGTCAGCGGCTCGCCGGCCGAGGATCAGCAGGTCAAGCAACTGGACGTCGCCATCAGCGCTGAAGGCGTGTTTTCGGTGAACAACAAGATTCTGCCGAAAAACGACCTGGCGACTCTGATGGAAGCCATGCAGAAGGAAGCCAACGGTGACACCAACATGCCGTTGTCGATCAGTGCCGATGGCAAGACTCAGCATCAATCCGTGATCACCGCCATGGACGCGGCCGGCAAGCTCGGTTTCAGCCATTTGCGCATGACCACGGTCGAGGCGGCGCCCAAATCCTGA
- the murB gene encoding UDP-N-acetylmuramate dehydrogenase translates to MSLQVHPQVSMRPFNTFGVDVRAQLFAEAHNDADVREALAYATAQDVPLLVIGGGSNLLLTADIPALVLRMASRGIRVISDDGNRVVIEAEAGEPWHPFVQHTLAQGFSGLENLSLIPGTVGAAPMQNIGAYGVEIKDVFAGLTALDRQTGELRDFRLEECNFAYRDSVFKQQPGRWLILRVRFELNRVAHLHLEYGPVRQRLTEQGIEQPTPTDVSRAICSIRSEKLPDPAVLGNAGSFFKNPLVSAAVVAQIKGQHPDLVAYAQPDGQMKLAAGWLIERAGWKGFREADAGVHKLQALVLVNYGAATGLQLLDLAQRIQKDIAERFNVELEMEPNRY, encoded by the coding sequence ATGAGTTTGCAGGTACACCCCCAGGTTTCCATGAGGCCGTTCAACACCTTTGGTGTGGACGTTCGCGCGCAACTGTTTGCCGAAGCCCACAATGACGCCGATGTGCGCGAAGCCCTGGCTTATGCGACCGCCCAAGATGTGCCGTTGCTGGTCATCGGTGGCGGCAGCAATCTGCTGCTGACGGCGGACATTCCGGCACTGGTGCTGCGCATGGCCAGCCGTGGCATTCGCGTCATCAGTGATGACGGCAACCGCGTGGTGATCGAGGCCGAGGCTGGCGAGCCGTGGCATCCGTTTGTCCAGCACACGCTGGCGCAGGGTTTTTCGGGGCTGGAAAACCTCAGCCTGATCCCCGGCACCGTCGGCGCTGCGCCGATGCAGAACATTGGTGCCTACGGTGTCGAGATCAAGGACGTGTTCGCCGGCCTGACAGCGTTGGATCGCCAGACCGGCGAGTTGCGCGACTTCAGGCTGGAAGAGTGCAACTTCGCCTACCGCGACAGCGTGTTCAAGCAGCAGCCGGGTCGTTGGTTGATCCTGCGGGTGCGATTCGAACTGAATCGAGTCGCGCATCTGCACCTGGAATACGGCCCGGTGCGTCAGCGCCTGACCGAGCAGGGCATCGAGCAGCCGACGCCGACGGATGTCAGCCGCGCCATTTGCAGCATCCGCAGCGAGAAACTGCCGGACCCGGCGGTGCTCGGTAATGCCGGCAGCTTCTTCAAGAACCCGCTGGTGTCGGCAGCGGTGGTCGCGCAGATCAAGGGGCAGCACCCGGATCTGGTGGCCTACGCGCAACCGGACGGGCAGATGAAGCTGGCGGCGGGCTGGCTGATCGAGCGGGCGGGCTGGAAAGGTTTCCGTGAGGCCGATGCCGGCGTGCATAAGTTGCAGGCGCTGGTGCTGGTCAACTACGGCGCGGCGACCGGGCTGCAACTGCTCGATCTGGCGCAACGTATCCAGAAAGACATTGCAGAACGTTTCAATGTCGAGCTGGAAATGGAGCCCAACCGTTATTGA
- a CDS encoding low molecular weight protein-tyrosine-phosphatase has product MRVLFVCLGNICRSPTAEGVMRAKLREAGLAAQVEVASAGTGDWHVGNPPDKRSQAAAKLRGYDLSAQRAQQVSRADFASYDLILAMDNSNLRNLKALQPSTGKAELDLFLRRYEGEVDEVPDPYYDGDQGFEQVLDLIERACDRLLIEVKGRL; this is encoded by the coding sequence ATGCGCGTTCTGTTCGTGTGCCTGGGCAACATCTGCCGCTCGCCCACCGCCGAAGGCGTGATGCGCGCCAAACTGCGTGAAGCCGGATTGGCGGCTCAGGTCGAAGTGGCCTCTGCCGGTACCGGCGACTGGCACGTCGGCAATCCGCCGGACAAGCGCAGTCAGGCAGCGGCCAAACTGCGTGGTTACGACCTGTCGGCGCAACGCGCTCAGCAGGTCAGCCGCGCCGATTTCGCCAGCTACGACCTGATCCTCGCCATGGACAACAGCAACCTGCGCAACCTCAAGGCCTTGCAACCGTCTACCGGCAAGGCTGAGCTGGACTTGTTCCTGCGCCGTTATGAAGGCGAAGTCGATGAGGTGCCGGATCCGTATTACGACGGCGATCAGGGTTTCGAGCAGGTGCTGGATCTGATCGAGCGCGCCTGCGACCGGTTGCTGATTGAAGTGAAGGGCCGGTTATGA
- a CDS encoding Trm112 family protein: MDTKLLDILACPICKGPLKLSADKTELISKGAGLAYPIRDGIPVMLESEARTLTTDERLDK; encoded by the coding sequence ATGGACACCAAATTGCTCGACATCCTCGCCTGCCCGATCTGCAAAGGCCCGCTCAAGCTCAGCGCCGACAAGACCGAACTGATCAGCAAGGGCGCCGGCCTGGCGTACCCGATCCGTGATGGCATCCCGGTCATGCTGGAAAGCGAAGCCCGCACCCTGACCACCGACGAGCGTCTGGATAAATGA
- a CDS encoding MotA/TolQ/ExbB proton channel family protein produces the protein MWELVKSGGWMMLPIILSSIAAMAIVAERLWTLRASRVTPEHLLGQVWVWIKDKQLNKEKLKELRANSPLGEILAAGLANSKHGREIMKECIEEAAARVIHELERYVNALGTIAAMSPLLGLLGTVLGMIDIFSAFTGSGMTTNASVLAGGISKALITTAAGLMVGIPSVFFHRFLQRRIDELVVGMEQEAIKLVEVVQGDRDVDLAGGKA, from the coding sequence GTGTGGGAATTGGTCAAATCCGGCGGCTGGATGATGTTGCCGATCATTCTGAGTTCCATCGCCGCCATGGCGATCGTCGCCGAGCGCCTGTGGACCCTGCGCGCCAGTCGCGTCACCCCTGAGCATCTGCTGGGTCAGGTCTGGGTCTGGATCAAGGACAAGCAGCTCAACAAGGAAAAACTCAAGGAATTGCGCGCCAACTCGCCGCTGGGTGAAATCCTCGCCGCAGGCCTGGCCAACTCCAAGCATGGTCGCGAGATCATGAAAGAGTGCATCGAAGAGGCCGCCGCCCGGGTCATCCACGAGCTGGAGCGCTACGTCAACGCGCTGGGCACCATCGCCGCCATGTCGCCGCTGCTCGGTCTGCTGGGTACGGTGCTGGGCATGATCGACATCTTCAGTGCCTTCACCGGTTCCGGCATGACCACCAACGCTTCGGTATTGGCCGGTGGTATCTCCAAGGCGCTGATCACCACGGCAGCGGGCCTGATGGTCGGTATTCCGTCGGTGTTCTTCCACCGTTTCCTGCAACGCCGCATCGATGAGCTGGTGGTGGGCATGGAGCAGGAAGCGATCAAACTGGTGGAAGTGGTGCAGGGCGACCGTGACGTCGATCTGGCCGGGGGCAAAGCGTGA
- a CDS encoding xanthine dehydrogenase family protein molybdopterin-binding subunit has product MSRLPNDFALSNLSRRGFLKGVGATGALVLAASWGWQDALAEDKPKKFGADGMPNGWIDDPKVYVSIAADGTVTVVCNRSEMGQGVRTSLTMVVADELEADWAHVKVQQAPGDEVRFGNQDTDGSRSMRHWYEPMRRCGAAARTMLEQAAAAQWKVPVGECRAQLHKVIHTPSGRELGYGELAAAASALPVPGRDSLRLKQPSEFRYIGKEGTKAIDGDDIVNGRAVYGADVHFDGMLYAVIARPAVYGGKVKSVDDSAALKVPGVLKVIQIEPRPLPSEFQPLGGVAVVASNTWAALKGREALKIEWDDGPNASYDSVAYRKEIEAASLKPGKVVRNTGDIEKAIGSAASTLEASYYLPHLAQAPMEPMVAIARYKEGVCEAWAPSQAPQVTRERIAERLGLPFDNVTFNVTLLGGGFGRKSKPDFVVEAAILAKEFPGKAVRVQWTREDDIHNSYFHTVSAEYLKAGVGKDGLPSAWLHRTVAPSITALFAPGMNHEAAFELGMGFTNMAYAIPNVRLENPEATVHTRVGWYRSVSNIPHGFAIQSFVDELAHKAKEDPLKYQIKLLGPDRQIDPRTLSEEWNYGESPERYPIDTGRMRTVLETAAKAAGWGRKLPKGRGLGLAVHYSFVTYVAAVIEVEVKDDGTLIVHKADIAVDCGPQINPERIRSQFEGACVMGLGNAVWGEISFKDGKVQQDNFHMYEVARMSLAPKEVAVHLVTPPGEVPLGGVGEPGVPPIAPALCNAIFAATGQRIRSLPVRYQLQGWQKAQA; this is encoded by the coding sequence ATGAGCCGCTTACCGAACGATTTCGCCCTGAGCAACCTGAGTCGTCGGGGCTTCCTCAAGGGTGTGGGCGCTACCGGTGCGCTGGTGCTGGCCGCGAGTTGGGGCTGGCAGGATGCGCTGGCCGAAGACAAACCGAAGAAATTCGGTGCCGATGGCATGCCCAACGGCTGGATCGACGATCCGAAGGTCTATGTCAGCATTGCCGCCGACGGCACGGTGACCGTGGTCTGCAACCGCTCGGAGATGGGCCAGGGCGTGCGTACGAGCCTGACCATGGTGGTCGCCGATGAACTTGAGGCCGATTGGGCTCACGTCAAAGTGCAACAGGCGCCGGGCGATGAAGTGCGTTTCGGCAACCAGGATACCGACGGCTCGCGCAGCATGCGCCATTGGTACGAACCGATGCGTCGTTGCGGCGCCGCTGCCCGGACCATGCTTGAGCAGGCTGCGGCCGCGCAGTGGAAGGTGCCGGTCGGCGAGTGCCGCGCGCAACTGCACAAAGTCATTCACACACCGTCCGGGCGCGAGCTGGGTTATGGCGAGCTGGCTGCAGCGGCCAGTGCGTTGCCGGTTCCGGGGCGTGATAGCCTGCGGCTCAAGCAGCCGTCGGAATTCCGCTACATCGGCAAGGAAGGCACCAAGGCCATCGATGGCGATGACATCGTCAACGGTCGCGCCGTGTACGGAGCCGATGTGCATTTCGACGGCATGCTGTACGCCGTGATTGCTCGACCTGCGGTGTACGGCGGCAAGGTCAAGTCGGTGGATGACAGCGCCGCGCTGAAAGTACCGGGTGTGCTGAAAGTCATTCAGATCGAGCCCCGGCCGCTGCCTTCGGAGTTCCAGCCATTGGGCGGCGTGGCCGTCGTGGCCAGCAACACCTGGGCGGCGCTCAAGGGCCGCGAGGCGCTGAAGATCGAATGGGACGACGGCCCGAACGCCAGTTACGACTCGGTTGCCTATCGCAAAGAGATCGAAGCCGCTTCGCTGAAGCCGGGCAAGGTAGTGCGCAACACCGGCGACATCGAAAAGGCCATCGGCAGCGCTGCCAGCACCCTGGAAGCTTCTTACTACTTGCCACATCTGGCACAGGCGCCGATGGAGCCGATGGTGGCCATCGCTCGCTATAAAGAAGGCGTGTGCGAGGCCTGGGCGCCGAGTCAGGCACCGCAGGTCACCCGTGAGCGAATCGCCGAACGCCTCGGCCTGCCGTTCGATAACGTGACCTTCAACGTGACACTGCTCGGCGGTGGTTTTGGCCGCAAGTCCAAACCGGACTTCGTTGTCGAAGCCGCGATCCTCGCCAAGGAGTTCCCCGGCAAGGCAGTGCGGGTCCAGTGGACCCGGGAAGACGACATCCACAACTCGTATTTCCACACTGTGTCCGCCGAATACCTCAAGGCCGGCGTGGGCAAGGATGGCTTGCCGTCCGCCTGGCTGCACCGCACGGTGGCGCCGAGCATCACGGCGCTGTTCGCACCGGGCATGAATCACGAAGCCGCGTTCGAGCTGGGCATGGGTTTCACCAACATGGCTTATGCGATTCCCAACGTACGTCTGGAAAACCCTGAAGCCACGGTTCATACGCGTGTGGGTTGGTATCGCTCGGTGTCGAACATTCCCCATGGCTTCGCGATCCAGAGCTTCGTCGACGAACTGGCGCACAAGGCCAAGGAAGATCCGCTCAAGTACCAGATCAAATTACTCGGCCCGGATCGGCAGATCGACCCGCGCACGCTCAGTGAAGAATGGAACTACGGCGAATCTCCCGAGCGTTATCCGATCGACACCGGGCGTATGCGCACCGTGCTGGAAACCGCGGCCAAGGCCGCCGGTTGGGGGCGGAAATTGCCCAAGGGCCGTGGTCTCGGATTAGCCGTGCATTACAGCTTCGTCACTTATGTGGCAGCGGTGATCGAAGTCGAGGTCAAGGACGACGGCACGCTGATCGTACACAAGGCTGATATCGCGGTGGATTGCGGGCCGCAGATCAACCCCGAGCGGATCCGTTCGCAGTTCGAAGGCGCCTGTGTGATGGGCCTGGGCAATGCCGTGTGGGGTGAAATCAGCTTCAAGGACGGCAAGGTGCAGCAAGACAACTTCCATATGTATGAAGTGGCGCGCATGTCGCTGGCACCGAAGGAAGTCGCGGTGCATCTGGTGACGCCGCCGGGCGAAGTGCCGCTGGGCGGTGTCGGTGAGCCGGGCGTGCCGCCGATTGCGCCGGCGTTGTGCAATGCGATCTTCGCCGCGACCGGCCAGCGCATCCGCAGCCTGCCGGTGCGTTACCAGTTGCAGGGCTGGCAAAAGGCGCAAGCGTGA
- the kdsB gene encoding 3-deoxy-manno-octulosonate cytidylyltransferase — translation MTTAFTVVIPSRYASTRLPGKPLLDIAGKPMIQHVWEQASKSSASRVVVATDDARIVEACKAFGAEVVLTREDHNSGTDRLAEVAAKLGLEPDAIVVNVQGDEPLIPPSVIDQVAANLAAHTEARMATLGEPIEDVETLFNPNVVKVVSDLNGLALTFSRATLPWARDAFARNRDVLPEGVPYRRHIGIYAYRAGFLQDFVSWGPCWLENTESLEQLRALWHGVRIHVADALIAPPTGVDTAEDLERVRRLLEA, via the coding sequence ATGACCACAGCCTTCACCGTTGTCATCCCGTCGCGCTACGCCTCGACCCGTCTGCCGGGCAAACCGCTGCTGGATATCGCCGGCAAGCCGATGATCCAGCACGTCTGGGAACAGGCGAGCAAAAGCAGCGCCAGCCGTGTGGTCGTGGCCACCGACGATGCGCGCATCGTCGAGGCCTGCAAGGCTTTCGGCGCCGAAGTGGTGCTGACCCGCGAAGATCACAACTCCGGTACCGACCGCTTGGCGGAAGTGGCCGCAAAGCTGGGTCTGGAACCGGATGCCATCGTGGTCAACGTGCAGGGTGACGAACCGCTGATCCCGCCAAGCGTGATCGATCAGGTCGCCGCCAACCTTGCGGCTCACACCGAAGCGCGCATGGCCACCCTGGGCGAGCCGATCGAGGACGTGGAAACCCTGTTCAATCCGAACGTGGTCAAGGTCGTCAGCGACCTCAACGGTCTGGCGCTGACGTTCAGTCGTGCGACGTTGCCGTGGGCCCGCGATGCGTTCGCCAGGAACCGCGACGTGCTGCCGGAAGGCGTGCCGTATCGCCGCCACATCGGCATCTATGCCTACCGTGCAGGCTTCCTCCAGGACTTCGTGAGCTGGGGCCCGTGCTGGCTGGAAAATACCGAATCCCTCGAACAGTTGCGTGCCCTGTGGCACGGCGTGCGGATTCACGTGGCTGACGCGTTGATCGCGCCGCCGACCGGGGTCGACACCGCCGAAGACCTCGAGCGCGTCCGTCGCCTGCTGGAGGCCTGA
- a CDS encoding XdhC family protein, translating to MDSADLNVLRSVLEWRRAGQRVVLFSVVQTWGTAPRAPGAMLALREDGVVIGSVSGGCVEDDLIARLHDGRIPADGPPVQLITYGVTREEAARFGLPCGGTLRLTEERVGDPAWVAELLARCEAHEIVARELNLESGEVILSPASKADALVFDGKTLRAIYGPRWRLLLIGAGQLSRYVAEMARLLDFEVLICDPRTEFVYDWEEQHGRFVPGMPDEAVLNIQTDERTAIVALTHDPRLDDMALLTALDSKAFYVGALGSRVNSLKRREYLAELGLSPASIARLHGPIGLPIGSHSPAEIALSLLAEIVAIKNGVELTQKRAEHA from the coding sequence ATGGACAGCGCCGATCTCAATGTCCTGCGCAGCGTCCTGGAATGGCGCCGCGCCGGGCAGCGGGTGGTGTTGTTTTCGGTGGTGCAGACCTGGGGTACCGCGCCCCGGGCGCCCGGCGCGATGCTGGCGTTGCGCGAGGATGGCGTGGTCATCGGTTCTGTGTCTGGCGGTTGTGTCGAGGACGATCTGATTGCCCGGTTGCATGACGGGCGGATTCCCGCCGACGGGCCGCCGGTGCAGTTGATCACCTATGGCGTGACGCGGGAGGAGGCGGCGCGGTTCGGCCTGCCTTGTGGCGGCACCTTGCGCCTGACCGAAGAGCGAGTCGGCGATCCTGCATGGGTCGCCGAGTTGTTGGCTCGTTGTGAGGCTCACGAAATCGTTGCCCGCGAGCTGAATCTTGAAAGCGGTGAAGTGATTCTTTCGCCGGCGAGCAAAGCGGATGCATTGGTTTTCGACGGTAAAACTTTACGCGCCATCTACGGCCCGCGTTGGCGCCTGCTGCTGATCGGTGCCGGACAGTTGTCGCGTTATGTGGCAGAAATGGCGCGGCTGCTGGATTTCGAAGTGCTGATCTGTGATCCCCGCACCGAATTCGTTTATGACTGGGAAGAGCAGCATGGCCGCTTTGTCCCGGGCATGCCGGATGAGGCGGTGCTGAACATTCAGACCGACGAACGCACTGCCATCGTTGCCCTGACCCACGATCCGCGCCTGGACGACATGGCGCTGCTGACGGCGCTGGATTCCAAGGCGTTTTACGTTGGTGCCCTGGGCTCGCGCGTCAACAGCCTCAAGCGCCGGGAATATCTGGCTGAGCTAGGCTTGTCGCCAGCGTCCATTGCAAGATTGCACGGGCCGATCGGTCTGCCGATCGGCAGTCATTCCCCGGCGGAAATCGCGTTGTCGTTGCTGGCGGAAATCGTCGCGATCAAGAATGGTGTCGAGTTGACGCAGAAGAGGGCAGAGCACGCATGA
- a CDS encoding (2Fe-2S)-binding protein — protein sequence MITLKLNGQDHPLDVTEDMPLLWAIRDVAGYNGTKFGCGMGLCGACTIHIDGSPARSCITPIGSVAGQNVTTIDNLHADPIGQIVQQAWLDTAVAQCGFCQGGQIMSATALLKTNPNPSDEQIEEAMVGNICRCGTYNRIKTAIRQASTHLKEAKA from the coding sequence ATGATTACCCTGAAACTCAATGGTCAAGATCATCCACTCGATGTCACCGAGGACATGCCCCTGTTGTGGGCGATCCGTGACGTCGCCGGTTACAACGGCACCAAGTTCGGCTGCGGCATGGGCCTGTGTGGCGCCTGCACCATTCATATCGACGGCTCGCCGGCGCGCAGTTGCATCACGCCGATCGGCTCGGTGGCCGGGCAGAATGTGACCACCATCGACAACCTGCACGCCGATCCGATTGGCCAGATCGTCCAGCAGGCCTGGCTGGACACCGCCGTGGCCCAGTGCGGTTTCTGTCAGGGTGGGCAGATCATGTCTGCCACCGCGTTGCTCAAGACCAACCCGAACCCGAGCGACGAGCAGATCGAAGAGGCGATGGTCGGCAATATCTGCCGCTGCGGCACCTATAACCGAATCAAGACCGCCATCCGCCAGGCCTCCACTCACTTGAAGGAGGCCAAGGCATGA
- the lpxK gene encoding tetraacyldisaccharide 4'-kinase yields the protein MAMSDRLLAAWYQGHPALTLLRPLEWLYRRVVAGKRQRFLDGEGEIYQSPVPVIVVGNITVGGTGKTPMILWLIEHCRRSGLRVGVVSRGYGAKPPQLPWRVEADQGAEIAGDEPLLIVQRTGVPLMIDPNRGGAVKALLASEPLDLILSDDGMQHYRLARDLELVLIDAARGLGNKRCLPAGPLREPIERLQSVDGVLFNGAASDREDGFAFRLQPTALVNLLSGERRPLDHFPPGQAVHAVAGIGNPQRFFNTLEALDCRPVPHAFADHAEYSVQALSFTPSLPLVMTEKDAVKCRAFAAADWWYLAVDAVPSPAFVAWFDTQLMRLLPDRLLP from the coding sequence ATGGCCATGTCCGATCGTCTGCTCGCCGCGTGGTATCAGGGGCATCCGGCCCTTACGCTGTTGCGGCCGCTGGAGTGGCTGTACCGCCGCGTCGTGGCCGGCAAGCGTCAGCGTTTTCTCGACGGCGAAGGCGAAATCTATCAGTCGCCGGTGCCGGTGATCGTGGTCGGCAACATCACCGTTGGCGGTACCGGCAAGACGCCGATGATTCTGTGGCTGATCGAACACTGTCGGCGCAGCGGGTTGCGGGTCGGTGTGGTCAGTCGCGGTTACGGCGCCAAGCCGCCGCAGTTGCCATGGCGGGTTGAAGCCGATCAAGGCGCCGAAATCGCTGGTGACGAGCCATTGCTGATCGTGCAGCGCACCGGTGTGCCGCTGATGATCGACCCGAACCGCGGCGGCGCCGTCAAAGCCCTGCTGGCCAGCGAGCCGCTGGACCTGATCCTGTCCGATGACGGCATGCAGCATTATCGTCTGGCGCGGGATCTTGAGCTGGTGCTGATTGACGCTGCCCGAGGGCTGGGCAACAAACGCTGCCTGCCCGCCGGCCCGTTGCGTGAACCGATCGAGCGCCTGCAAAGCGTCGATGGCGTGCTGTTCAACGGCGCGGCGTCGGACCGCGAGGACGGTTTCGCTTTCCGTCTGCAACCCACCGCACTGGTCAATCTACTCAGCGGCGAACGCCGGCCCCTCGATCACTTTCCGCCCGGCCAGGCAGTGCACGCAGTGGCCGGGATCGGCAATCCGCAACGTTTCTTCAATACCCTCGAAGCGCTAGACTGTCGGCCTGTGCCCCACGCGTTTGCCGACCACGCCGAATACAGCGTGCAGGCCTTGAGTTTCACGCCGTCATTGCCATTGGTGATGACCGAAAAGGACGCGGTGAAGTGCCGCGCCTTCGCTGCCGCCGACTGGTGGTACCTGGCGGTCGATGCCGTGCCGTCGCCGGCCTTCGTGGCCTGGTTCGACACGCAACTGATGCGCCTGTTGCCGGATCGGCTTTTGCCTTAA
- a CDS encoding nucleotidyltransferase family protein has translation MSRSIGVIVLAAGEGSRFREVAGADKDKLLADCTGRDGAVRSVIEQTLVNLPTSLDKRVLVTTEARPQAMRMAQAYGCDVVSIESTGMGDSIAAGVAACPDLDGWLIVLGDMPFILPSSIERVVAAIADDAVSVPLLNGEYGHPVGFGRTFGSGLMALSGDRGARPLFKQGRVVEVVVDDPGVLWDIDVPQALVFPPA, from the coding sequence ATGAGTCGATCCATCGGAGTGATTGTGCTGGCGGCAGGCGAGGGCAGCCGTTTCCGCGAGGTGGCGGGTGCCGACAAAGACAAGCTTCTGGCCGATTGCACGGGGCGCGACGGGGCTGTGCGTTCGGTGATCGAGCAGACGCTGGTGAACCTGCCGACGAGTCTCGACAAGCGAGTGCTGGTGACGACCGAGGCACGGCCGCAGGCGATGCGCATGGCGCAGGCTTATGGGTGTGATGTTGTCTCGATCGAGTCCACGGGGATGGGTGACAGCATTGCGGCGGGTGTCGCGGCTTGCCCGGATCTGGATGGCTGGCTGATTGTGCTGGGCGATATGCCGTTCATCCTGCCGTCGAGCATTGAACGGGTGGTGGCGGCGATTGCCGACGATGCGGTCAGTGTGCCGCTGCTCAACGGTGAATACGGGCATCCGGTTGGATTTGGTCGAACATTTGGGTCCGGGTTGATGGCGTTGTCCGGTGATCGTGGGGCCAGGCCTTTGTTCAAGCAAGGGCGGGTGGTTGAGGTAGTCGTGGATGATCCTGGCGTCCTGTGGGATATCGATGTGCCCCAGGCGTTGGTTTTTCCGCCGGCCTGA